The genomic interval CGGTACTACAGTGGAAATAGCATGCTTATACACCATTTGACTGACTGTATTTTTCAGCAAAATCACAAATTGATCGAAAGACTCGATCTGGCCTTGCAATTTGATTCCATTCACCAGGAATATGGAGACCGGTATCCTTTCCTTACGCAGGGCGTTTAGGTAAGGGTCTTGTAACGAGTGCCCTTTTGACATTGTATGCTCCTTAAATAGGTATCTTTATAAGTATCGTTATCGGTTGGCAGTCGGCATAAACGCCAGCGAGCCATAATTTTGGGTCTTTATACAGTTAAGACTAATTTCTCAACAGCGTCATTCACTTCAACAGAAAAAGGCTTTATTGAGCAAAAAATCCTTCACCTGTGCTGGCAATGCTGTATGGTCTGAATCGAACCATTCAAGCCCTTGCCACCCCCTTAACCAGGTAAGCTGCCTTTTCGCGAGCTGTCTGGTCGCGATGATACCTTTTTCTATCATCACTTCATAGCTAAGGGTGCCGTCCAGATATTGCCACATTTGTCGGTAGCCAACACAGCGCATAGAAGGTAAATCCAAGTTTAAATTATTGCGCTGGCGTAGTTTTACAACTTCTTGTTCAAATCCGTTTTTGAGCATTTTACTAAACCTTTGCTCGATCCTGGAATGCAGCGCTTTGCGTTCCTGCGGTGCTACGGCTAGTTGAATGGTTGGGTAAGGAAACGGCTCAGGTTGATGTTTTTGTTGCTCCCAGAACCAGGTAATCGATTTTCCGGTGCTGAGGATAACTTCAAGTGCTCTGATAACCCGTTGAGGGTTGTCGAGGTGGATTTGTCTGGCTGCCTCGTTATCGAGTGCTTTCAGTTTCTGTACCAGTGCAGGCAACCCTTCCTTCTGTAATTGCTGTTCAAGTTCTTTCCGTAAATCAGGAGAAGCTTCAGGTAAATTGTCTGCCAGACCTTCCAGTAGCGCTTTGAAATATAGCATGGTACCGCCTACGAGCAGAGGGACTTTGCCACGAAACTGAATATCGTCAATGATTGACAAAGCGTCCTGGCGAAAGTTAGCGACAGAATAACTTTCGTGGGGTTCTATAATGTCGATCAGATGATGCGGGGCCAGTTCAAGTTCTTGGGCGGTAGGTTTGGCGGTCCCGATGTTCATATCGCGATAGATTAAGGCTGAATCGACGCTGATGATTTCGCAGTTGAACTGTTGTACCAATTCAATGGCGAGATCTGTTTTACCACTTGCGGTTGGCCCCATTAAAAAAATAACCGGCAGCACTATTGTCCCCTTAGAAACAGTTTATCGAGTTCATTCATGGAGAGTTGTACCCATGTGGGCCGGCCGTGATTACATTGTCCACTGCGTTCCGTAATTTCCATATCTCTGAGCAAAGCATTCATTTCCGCAATTGTCAGTTGCCGGTTGGCGCGTACTGATCCATGACAGGCCATTGTCGCCAGAATCTCGTTGCGTGCGGCAATAATAGCGTCACTGTTGCCATGGTCTGCCAATTCGCTGAGAAAGTCTCTGATCAGAGCTTCAGGATCGGCGTTTTGCAGGACAACGGGTATTTGTCTGACGGCAATTGTTTCTTCGCCGGTACGGCTGACTTCAAAACCGAAATCACTGAGCAGGTCAGAAAATTCTTCGGCGGCGGTGGCCTCCTTCTGGCTGATATGCAACTGAATCGGAACCAGCACTGGTTGTGCCGTCAGTCTGTTATTGTCGAAGGCTTGTTTCATTCTTTCATAAGTAATGCGCTCATGAGCTGCATGCATATCCACCAGGATCAGTCCGTGAGTGTTTTGTGCCAGTATATAAATGCCATGCAACTGGGCGATGGCAAAGCCCATGGGGGGGATTTCTTCGGTTTTGACTTCATCTGTCTGGGTAGTACCCGGGTGTAGCGCTTTATACGCGGCTATCTGGTCATTAACCCGATTGCCTTGCAGTGGCTGAGAATATTGTTTCTGTGTCATCCGCTCAGGGTGACCCGCGTTGATGACCGGTGCGCTGAATTCGCGAGTCGCCGGAGCTAGACTCATAGGTTGCTGTTCGGTAATGGCACCAGTTTCCAAGTCTACTTTAATCGGGTTTTTGGTGGTGTTAATGGTTTCCGGGCTGACATCTGCAAGGGCCCGGTGCAGGCGACTGAACAGAAAGTCGTGGACCAGGCGACTTTCCCGGAACCTTACTTCATGTTTGGTTGGGTGAACATTTACGTCGACATTTTCGGGTGCCAGTTCCAGGTAAAGTGCATAAGCCGGATGACGGCCGTGAAACAGCACATCGCGATACGCCTGCTTGACAGCATGAGCGACGACCCGATCCCGCACTGATCGACCATTAACGAAGAAGTATTGTAAGTCAGCCTGGCTGCGATTGAATGTTGGTAGGCCAACCCAGCCCCATAACCGTAGTCCGGATGCTTCTGCTTCGATCGTTATGGACTGGTCGACAAATTCAGGAGTACACAGCATCGCCATGCGCCGTTCCTGTTCAACTGCGTTGGAACACGCTTTCAACGCATAAATCTGGCGGCCGTTGTGACGTAGGTTAATAGTGACGTCATAGCGAGACAGAGCAATGCGTTTGATGATTTCCTGTATATGTGTAAATTCAGTTTTTTCGGTTTTCAGAAACTTTCTTCGTGCCGGTGTGTTAAAGAAAAGATCCCGGACTTCCACAGTGGTGCCAGTTGGATGTGAGCATGGACTTACTTCGGTTTCCATGTCACGACCAAATGTGGTGACCTGCCAGGCATGCTCCTGAGCTTCAGTCTGGCTACTGAGTGTCAGCCTGGAAACGGAGGCAATGGAGGCGAGTGCCTCGCCTCTGAAACCTAAAGTGGCGACTGCCTCCAGGTCATCTAAAACCAGAATTTTGCTGGTGGCATGACGGGAAAGGGCGAGGGTAAGGTCCTCTTGATCGATACCATGGCCGTTGTCTCTGACTCGAATCAGTTTGATACCGCCTTCCTCGATATCGATGTCAAGCCGGCGGGCATCGGCGTCAAGACTGTTTTCGAGTATTTCTTTAACTACAGAGGCTGGTCGTTCAACCACTTCCCCAGCAGCAATCTGGTTGGCCAGCCGAGGGCTGAGCTGATGAATCTTGGACATAATTCTTTGTTCGGACAAGTGAGTGTCAGACTTCCGGTAACTTGAGAATCTGACCAATCCTGATGTTGTTATCTTTCAGGTTGTTCAGTGCCTGTATCTGGTCTATCGATATTCCGTTTTTACGGGCAATATCTGAGAGTGTATCACCCTTGACGACCGTATATTGTTTATAGCGTCCAGCCTGGTTTTTAACCCAGGCGACATATGTTCCAGGTTCCGGGTTGTTGTAAAAATAGGTGGTAATACCATTGAAAATGGCCTGGGCGATTTTCTGGCGATAATGTCTGGAACTGAGGTTTTTTTCTTCTCCTGGATTAGAGATGAACCCGGTTTCCACCAGAATCGATGGCACATCGGGGGATTTTAATACTGCGAATCCAGCTTGTTCGACGCCTGTTTTATGGAGCGTGGTCATTTTTCCAAGGTTTGTCAGTACGCCATGACCCAGTGCGATACTACTGCTCAGTGTGGCGCTCATGGAAAGATCAACCAACACCGACTTCAGAACTTCTTCTTTACCTTCCAGACTGACACCGCCAACTCCGCCAATAACATCTGTGGCGTTTTCCTTATCTGCCAGATACTTGGCTGTTGCACTGGTTGCGCCCCGTTCGGACAGAGCATAAACAGAGGCGCCGCGGGCAGAGGGGTTGGTGAAGGCGTCGGCGTGAATGGATACAAAAAGATCGGCATGGTTTTTTCGTGCCTTGTCGCGTCGACCTGTCAGTGAAATGTAGTAGTCTCCGGTACGTATCATGAGTGGCTTATACCCCGGTTCTGCTTCCAACAGGCTGTTGAGTTCTTTGGCGATCGCCAGTACCACATCTTTTTCTTTGGTTTTTTTGCGTCCAGTGGCGCCTGGATCTTCACCACCGTGACCGGCATCAATGGCAATGATCAGATTTCGTTTGCTGTCTTTGAGTTCGGCGGTTGAGCGGGTTTCTTTAACTTCCTCGGGAGCTTCTATGCTTTGGTCCGAGTCAGGTCTACCCAAATCGATCACGAGCCTGTGTCCATACTGATCGTTGGGTTTCAGGACGAAGGACTTGGGTGTCAGTCGAGATGTCAGATCCAATACAATCCGGAGTCCGTCATCACCGTGTTTGCCTGTTCTGATTGAGGCAATGCCCGATTCAGACAGATCAAGGTCGGTGGCTGATGCTTTGAAGTTCGTGCTCTTGAGATCTACGACAACTCGGTTGGGGTTCGTTAAAGTGAACAATTTATGGTCAACACTGTCAGAGAGGTCAAATACGATACGTGTGTTATCCGGTGCCTTCCAAAGCCGAATACCCTCAACGTCAGTTGCAAAAGAAAAAACGCTGAAACAAAGGCTGGCCATTAACAATAATATTTTTCTCATTGTCGTTTAGATATGTCTGCTATTTTGTTGGTCAGTCGGTGATTGTTGGAGTGAAAAGTCAACGTCCTGCCGTTGCCTGAGTCCTTGATAATTATATGCAGATCCGCCATTGGAAGAATCCCCGTTCCATTTTCAGGCCACTCTATCAAGCAGAGAGTCTTGCCATCAGTGAAGTCTCTTATACCGATAAACTCCAGTTCTTCAGGGTCCCCGAGGCGATATAAATCCATGTGAGCCACTTGCTTTTCATTAACTTCGTAAAGTTCCACCAGCGTATAAGTCGGGCTTTTGACGCTTCCGATCCAGCCCAATCCTTGAATA from Gynuella sunshinyii YC6258 carries:
- the tsaE gene encoding tRNA (adenosine(37)-N6)-threonylcarbamoyltransferase complex ATPase subunit type 1 TsaE, with amino-acid sequence MKEVILNASSEAETIHIGHLLASEVFLDFSGIIYLQGTLGSGKTTLARSIIQGLGWIGSVKSPTYTLVELYEVNEKQVAHMDLYRLGDPEELEFIGIRDFTDGKTLCLIEWPENGTGILPMADLHIIIKDSGNGRTLTFHSNNHRLTNKIADISKRQ
- the hfq gene encoding RNA chaperone Hfq translates to MSKGHSLQDPYLNALRKERIPVSIFLVNGIKLQGQIESFDQFVILLKNTVSQMVYKHAISTVVPSRNVKIAVDDTEDGEE
- a CDS encoding N-acetylmuramoyl-L-alanine amidase → MRKILLLMASLCFSVFSFATDVEGIRLWKAPDNTRIVFDLSDSVDHKLFTLTNPNRVVVDLKSTNFKASATDLDLSESGIASIRTGKHGDDGLRIVLDLTSRLTPKSFVLKPNDQYGHRLVIDLGRPDSDQSIEAPEEVKETRSTAELKDSKRNLIIAIDAGHGGEDPGATGRKKTKEKDVVLAIAKELNSLLEAEPGYKPLMIRTGDYYISLTGRRDKARKNHADLFVSIHADAFTNPSARGASVYALSERGATSATAKYLADKENATDVIGGVGGVSLEGKEEVLKSVLVDLSMSATLSSSIALGHGVLTNLGKMTTLHKTGVEQAGFAVLKSPDVPSILVETGFISNPGEEKNLSSRHYRQKIAQAIFNGITTYFYNNPEPGTYVAWVKNQAGRYKQYTVVKGDTLSDIARKNGISIDQIQALNNLKDNNIRIGQILKLPEV
- the miaA gene encoding tRNA (adenosine(37)-N6)-dimethylallyltransferase MiaA — protein: MLPVIFLMGPTASGKTDLAIELVQQFNCEIISVDSALIYRDMNIGTAKPTAQELELAPHHLIDIIEPHESYSVANFRQDALSIIDDIQFRGKVPLLVGGTMLYFKALLEGLADNLPEASPDLRKELEQQLQKEGLPALVQKLKALDNEAARQIHLDNPQRVIRALEVILSTGKSITWFWEQQKHQPEPFPYPTIQLAVAPQERKALHSRIEQRFSKMLKNGFEQEVVKLRQRNNLNLDLPSMRCVGYRQMWQYLDGTLSYEVMIEKGIIATRQLAKRQLTWLRGWQGLEWFDSDHTALPAQVKDFLLNKAFFC
- the mutL gene encoding DNA mismatch repair endonuclease MutL encodes the protein MSKIHQLSPRLANQIAAGEVVERPASVVKEILENSLDADARRLDIDIEEGGIKLIRVRDNGHGIDQEDLTLALSRHATSKILVLDDLEAVATLGFRGEALASIASVSRLTLSSQTEAQEHAWQVTTFGRDMETEVSPCSHPTGTTVEVRDLFFNTPARRKFLKTEKTEFTHIQEIIKRIALSRYDVTINLRHNGRQIYALKACSNAVEQERRMAMLCTPEFVDQSITIEAEASGLRLWGWVGLPTFNRSQADLQYFFVNGRSVRDRVVAHAVKQAYRDVLFHGRHPAYALYLELAPENVDVNVHPTKHEVRFRESRLVHDFLFSRLHRALADVSPETINTTKNPIKVDLETGAITEQQPMSLAPATREFSAPVINAGHPERMTQKQYSQPLQGNRVNDQIAAYKALHPGTTQTDEVKTEEIPPMGFAIAQLHGIYILAQNTHGLILVDMHAAHERITYERMKQAFDNNRLTAQPVLVPIQLHISQKEATAAEEFSDLLSDFGFEVSRTGEETIAVRQIPVVLQNADPEALIRDFLSELADHGNSDAIIAARNEILATMACHGSVRANRQLTIAEMNALLRDMEITERSGQCNHGRPTWVQLSMNELDKLFLRGQ